The following coding sequences lie in one Candidatus Poribacteria bacterium genomic window:
- a CDS encoding ubiquitin-like protein Pup, which produces MSTEKQQEHLKRDVDETEEIQPNVESGEMDEEFVEDLDTLLDEIDEILEEDSQEFVENYIQRGGQ; this is translated from the coding sequence ATGTCGACCGAAAAACAACAGGAACATCTCAAACGCGATGTCGATGAAACCGAAGAGATTCAACCTAATGTTGAATCCGGCGAAATGGACGAGGAATTCGTCGAAGATTTAGACACACTCCTTGATGAAATTGATGAAATTTTGGAAGAGGATTCACAGGAATTCGTCGAAAACTATATTCAACGGGGAGGGCAGTAG
- the prcB gene encoding proteasome subunit beta → MLELDDYGTSDFFQILKRRHPELLATLNSSDSVSNAHPTESTFRPYEGTTVLAVVYDGGVIMAGDRQATEGYQVGERRIQKVYPVDRHSAIAVAGAAGPCIEMAKLFQVEVEFYEKTEGVSLSLEGQANFLSHLVRSNLGLAMQGLIVLPLFAGYDLKRQRGRIFKYDAVGGRYEEDDYYAIGSGGKDARTTLKKRHTPGITRQDALEIVAEALWDAADEDIATGGPDLIRKIFPTLYTITEEGVAEIPQATVEVLYRDLISRL, encoded by the coding sequence GTGCTTGAACTTGATGATTACGGCACCTCCGACTTCTTCCAAATCCTCAAGCGTCGCCATCCTGAATTATTGGCGACGCTCAATTCATCTGATTCCGTCTCGAATGCCCATCCAACAGAGTCTACGTTCCGTCCTTATGAAGGCACAACCGTTTTAGCAGTGGTCTACGATGGCGGGGTCATCATGGCTGGTGACCGACAAGCGACAGAAGGCTATCAAGTCGGCGAGCGGCGAATCCAAAAGGTCTACCCTGTTGATCGGCACTCGGCGATCGCTGTCGCAGGTGCTGCCGGTCCCTGTATTGAGATGGCAAAACTCTTTCAGGTTGAGGTCGAATTTTACGAAAAGACCGAAGGGGTTAGCCTCAGCCTTGAAGGACAGGCGAATTTCCTCTCACACTTGGTGCGCTCCAACCTTGGGCTTGCCATGCAGGGCTTAATTGTCTTGCCTCTCTTTGCCGGTTATGACTTAAAACGACAGCGTGGTAGAATTTTCAAGTATGATGCTGTTGGGGGTCGTTATGAGGAAGATGACTATTACGCGATCGGTTCCGGCGGTAAAGATGCCCGCACAACCCTAAAAAAACGACACACACCAGGGATCACCCGTCAGGATGCCCTGGAGATTGTGGCAGAGGCTCTCTGGGATGCCGCTGATGAAGATATCGCGACGGGCGGTCCTGATCTCATCCGAAAAATCTTTCCAACGCTTTACACTATCACTGAAGAAGGAGTCGCCGAGATTCCTCAGGCGACTGTTGAGGTGTTATATCGCGATCTTATATCGCGCCTATAG
- the prcA gene encoding proteasome subunit alpha has product MSTPYYVSPEQIRQDKEDFVRRGITQAKEVVVLEYRDGLLMVAENPRKTTFKVSEIYDRIALAAAGRIAEYEALRVAGIRESEIKGFRYYREDVTAKWLTNLYSQHMGAVAQAWDAKPLEIELLVCEVGTTNASTSSGLQRNQIYHLAFDGIYSEEEKYAVIGGRATTITEILERNYSDGLEMSAALQLITETFQTVEADAEDDYEITPETIEVACLEQSPARRKFRRLSTDEVTTLLS; this is encoded by the coding sequence ATGTCCACACCCTATTATGTTTCACCGGAACAAATTCGTCAGGATAAAGAGGATTTCGTCCGTCGCGGCATCACGCAGGCGAAAGAGGTCGTCGTCTTGGAGTATCGAGATGGACTACTGATGGTCGCCGAGAATCCGCGTAAAACTACCTTTAAGGTTTCCGAAATTTACGATAGGATTGCCCTCGCAGCGGCGGGCAGAATTGCGGAATATGAGGCACTACGCGTCGCTGGTATTCGTGAATCCGAGATTAAAGGCTTTCGCTACTACCGCGAAGATGTCACAGCAAAGTGGCTGACAAATCTCTATTCGCAACATATGGGGGCAGTCGCGCAAGCATGGGATGCTAAACCACTGGAGATTGAACTCCTTGTGTGCGAGGTAGGAACAACTAATGCTTCAACGAGTTCAGGATTACAGAGAAATCAAATTTATCACCTTGCATTTGATGGCATCTATTCGGAAGAGGAGAAATACGCTGTTATCGGTGGGCGTGCCACAACGATAACAGAAATTCTCGAACGAAATTATTCAGATGGCTTGGAAATGTCAGCAGCACTTCAGCTTATAACAGAAACTTTCCAAACCGTCGAAGCGGATGCAGAAGATGATTATGAAATCACGCCGGAGACAATAGAAGTGGCGTGTCTCGAACAAAGTCCCGCACGGCGAAAATTTCGACGGCTTTCGACTGACGAAGTTACAACCTTGTTGTCCTAA
- a CDS encoding proteasome accessory factor PafA2 family protein: MKRRIYGLETEFGIIWTPDVPRRKTLTVQNVVMYLFREIVAGRMYPDVFLENGARFYQDIGCHPEYATPECDDVTELVAHDKAGERIITRLASTAERRMRNDGFYGKISIFKNNLDTPGNTYGCHENYLMERHVDFRQLAGQLIPFFVTRQVFAGAGKIKPSHRGYYAISQRAEHIREEISIGTTTARGIINTRDEPHADREKYRRLHVIVGDSNMSEFSTFLKVGTTGIILRMIEDNFIQQRFALRDPVKAIQAISDDTTCTHQIELQNGKRLSAVELQWQYLECAKRYLEQAESDSTTNQVMARWEYVLTCLESDPMQLDRELDWVIKWKWLQTYLTKRGFEWDAPQVKHLDLKYHNVRQEESLYYTLENRAEIERIVRDEQIRHAEQFPPERTRAKFRGKFIKKVNEGKVLCGVNWSYIQLYEPYQILYLSTDPFKPEFDEASRTIYSI; the protein is encoded by the coding sequence ATGAAGCGCAGAATTTATGGGCTAGAAACTGAATTTGGAATTATTTGGACACCAGATGTCCCGCGTCGAAAGACACTCACTGTTCAGAATGTTGTGATGTACCTCTTTCGTGAAATTGTTGCGGGGAGAATGTACCCTGATGTCTTCCTTGAGAACGGTGCAAGGTTTTATCAAGATATCGGATGCCATCCGGAGTACGCAACTCCAGAATGTGATGATGTCACTGAACTTGTTGCCCACGATAAAGCAGGTGAACGCATTATTACGCGCCTCGCCAGTACTGCGGAACGACGCATGCGTAATGATGGGTTCTATGGAAAGATTTCTATCTTTAAAAATAACTTGGATACTCCCGGAAATACTTATGGCTGCCACGAGAACTACCTCATGGAGCGACATGTCGATTTCCGTCAGTTGGCAGGGCAGTTGATCCCCTTTTTTGTCACTCGCCAAGTCTTTGCAGGCGCAGGAAAAATTAAGCCGAGTCATCGCGGGTATTATGCCATCTCGCAACGTGCTGAGCATATTCGAGAGGAAATTTCTATCGGCACGACGACAGCACGTGGGATTATCAACACACGCGATGAACCGCATGCTGACCGTGAAAAGTACAGACGTTTGCATGTTATCGTCGGAGATTCCAATATGTCCGAATTTTCGACTTTTTTGAAGGTGGGTACAACCGGTATTATCCTCCGTATGATTGAAGACAACTTCATTCAGCAACGGTTCGCACTCCGCGATCCGGTCAAAGCAATCCAAGCGATCTCTGATGATACCACCTGTACACACCAGATTGAACTCCAGAATGGAAAGCGACTCTCCGCTGTCGAGCTGCAGTGGCAGTACTTAGAGTGTGCCAAGCGGTATCTTGAACAGGCTGAATCCGATTCAACAACAAACCAAGTGATGGCGCGTTGGGAATACGTCCTTACATGCTTGGAAAGCGATCCGATGCAATTGGACCGGGAGTTAGACTGGGTCATTAAGTGGAAATGGCTACAAACTTACCTTACGAAACGTGGGTTTGAGTGGGATGCCCCGCAGGTGAAACACCTCGATTTAAAGTACCACAATGTACGTCAGGAGGAAAGTCTCTACTACACTCTTGAAAACCGAGCGGAGATCGAGCGGATTGTCAGGGATGAGCAGATTCGGCACGCTGAACAATTCCCACCTGAACGTACACGAGCCAAGTTCCGAGGTAAGTTTATCAAGAAAGTCAACGAAGGAAAGGTTTTGTGCGGTGTTAACTGGAGTTACATCCAACTTTATGAACCGTACCAAATCCTTTACCTCTCCACAGATCCATTTAAACCTGAGTTTGACGAAGCAAGTCGAACAATTTATTCAATTTAA
- the dop gene encoding depupylase/deamidase Dop — protein MEIPIIMGTETEYGISVKNAREQDPVAASTLVVNAYKTSREDAPSATSSVTWDYDQESPLVDARGFLAEAEPTITEADTNSAVNDILINGGRYYVDHAHPEYCTPECANARDLLLYEKAGELILEVSRITAERLLLDNQEIIIYKNNTDYKGHSYGSHENYLMSRKVPFDTIVDGLIPFLVTRIVITGSGKVGAENGSDEADYQISQRADFFEKEVGLSTMVNRPLINTRDEPHADDKLYRRLHVIVGDSNMSELSIYLKAGITSIVLQLIEKGVIGKKFNLKDPVAAIKHISRDLSCREQIELADGQEWTPIEVQRAYLKLAQKHLAPEERTPVVEDVLEKWQYVLDNLEIDPMRLSQHLDWVIKKKLIDAYRKRHGYKWDDSHVQMLDLQYHDIRPDKGLYIRLLKNGHVKCLLDREEIVHAMHYPPVDTRAYFRGTCLRKFPKHIYSASWNSMIFIGKSGGLDRIMMDRPHFGTQKIVGELLNNCTAEELVKEIQGNASKS, from the coding sequence ATGGAAATACCAATAATAATGGGAACAGAGACTGAGTATGGCATCTCAGTCAAAAATGCACGTGAGCAAGATCCGGTTGCTGCTTCTACCTTGGTGGTTAATGCCTATAAAACTTCTCGGGAGGATGCGCCAAGTGCGACTTCTTCCGTCACGTGGGATTACGACCAAGAGAGTCCATTGGTAGACGCTCGCGGGTTTCTTGCGGAGGCGGAGCCGACCATTACTGAGGCAGATACGAATAGTGCCGTTAACGATATCTTGATAAACGGGGGGCGTTACTACGTAGATCACGCACACCCTGAATATTGTACGCCAGAATGTGCGAACGCACGCGATCTGCTCCTATACGAAAAAGCAGGTGAATTAATATTAGAAGTCAGTAGGATCACAGCGGAACGTCTTTTGCTTGACAACCAAGAAATTATCATCTATAAAAATAATACCGATTACAAGGGGCATAGTTACGGTTCTCATGAAAACTACCTCATGTCGCGCAAAGTACCGTTTGATACAATCGTTGATGGGTTGATACCCTTCCTCGTTACGCGTATTGTTATCACGGGGAGCGGCAAAGTCGGCGCAGAGAACGGGAGCGACGAAGCGGATTATCAAATCTCCCAGCGTGCCGATTTCTTTGAAAAAGAGGTAGGACTCAGCACTATGGTAAATCGTCCGCTGATTAATACGCGCGATGAACCGCATGCTGATGATAAACTCTATCGGCGTTTGCATGTCATCGTTGGCGATTCTAATATGTCTGAGTTAAGCATCTATCTCAAAGCCGGTATTACCTCTATTGTGCTACAGTTGATTGAGAAAGGTGTTATTGGCAAAAAATTCAATTTAAAGGATCCGGTCGCTGCGATAAAACATATCTCGCGAGATCTCTCGTGCCGAGAACAGATAGAACTTGCGGATGGGCAGGAATGGACACCAATAGAGGTGCAGCGGGCGTATCTCAAACTCGCGCAGAAACATCTTGCACCCGAAGAACGGACTCCCGTCGTTGAGGATGTTCTTGAAAAATGGCAATACGTCCTTGATAACTTAGAAATTGACCCCATGCGGTTGAGCCAGCACCTCGACTGGGTTATCAAGAAGAAGTTGATAGATGCATATCGGAAACGACACGGATACAAGTGGGATGACTCGCATGTGCAGATGCTTGATCTGCAGTACCATGATATACGACCAGACAAAGGACTTTATATTAGGTTGCTGAAAAACGGACACGTTAAATGCTTACTTGACCGTGAAGAAATTGTGCATGCAATGCACTATCCACCTGTGGACACCCGTGCATATTTTCGCGGTACCTGTTTACGAAAATTTCCAAAGCACATTTATAGTGCCAGTTGGAACTCAATGATTTTTATCGGTAAATCGGGCGGGCTTGACAGAATTATGATGGATCGCCCTCACTTCGGTACACAAAAGATCGTAGGTGAGTTACTGAACAACTGCACAGCAGAAGAACTCGTTAAGGAGATCCAAGGCAACGCTTCAAAATCGTAG
- a CDS encoding CDP-alcohol phosphatidyltransferase family protein: MFREHIMGFGTLFRLANLLTLLRLFLIPPFIFCFQANMMRSALTIFAVAALTDNLDGKIARRQGVTGFGKFMDPLADKLLIGAALFCLALFKRVDGGLIPLWMVFVIIGREVLVTLLRVVFIAKYGQVVSASQWGKYKMTSQLIVVIIALVLLAFQDYLNATLIVQSKGPIYFMMYVPLVLTVGSGVEFLVNNRKSLFALVHLTRYDPEAGA, from the coding sequence ATGTTTCGAGAACATATTATGGGTTTTGGTACCCTTTTTCGATTGGCAAATCTCCTAACACTTTTACGGCTTTTCCTGATTCCCCCGTTCATATTCTGCTTTCAGGCAAATATGATGCGATCCGCGCTCACTATTTTTGCTGTCGCTGCACTGACGGATAATTTGGATGGCAAAATCGCACGAAGGCAAGGCGTGACCGGCTTCGGGAAATTCATGGATCCACTTGCCGATAAGTTGTTAATCGGTGCTGCTTTGTTCTGTTTGGCACTTTTTAAGCGTGTTGATGGGGGACTTATTCCACTATGGATGGTTTTCGTCATCATCGGTCGTGAAGTCCTTGTTACACTTTTGCGGGTTGTTTTCATCGCGAAGTATGGACAAGTCGTCTCTGCGAGTCAGTGGGGAAAATACAAGATGACTTCGCAACTAATTGTTGTCATCATCGCCTTAGTTTTGCTGGCGTTCCAAGATTATCTGAACGCGACGTTGATTGTGCAGAGCAAGGGGCCTATCTATTTTATGATGTATGTCCCGCTGGTGCTCACAGTCGGATCTGGTGTGGAATTCCTTGTTAACAATCGCAAATCTTTGTTCGCTCTGGTTCATTTAACCCGTTACGATCCAGAAGCAGGTGCGTGA
- a CDS encoding outer-membrane lipoprotein carrier protein LolA, translating to MIRRTDWSTMLGSSTKFQNLLLAVTLFSVVCVSNVSSQTVDEIFQNFKMAYEKSENFSANFEETTLFANTRSVARGRFIFGKPNLLRKEYVDRKDASKVVQLTILDGEYGWTYTPLLNQVNKMKWNNPERKELLPGIGASLEDVQKNYNMALIPDEFANPKGVHQIELTPKRHMVTTNAKETLQIWVKSDEWLPVQFGYKTEFEDGTRQSVIVTLTQIERDKKLAPDLFKFVVPKDAEVIDLSEN from the coding sequence ATGATCAGACGAACCGATTGGAGTACTATGTTGGGTAGTTCTACGAAGTTCCAAAATTTGCTGTTAGCAGTGACGCTTTTTTCAGTGGTGTGTGTGAGTAATGTGTCTTCACAAACTGTTGATGAAATCTTTCAGAATTTCAAGATGGCGTATGAGAAATCTGAAAATTTCAGTGCGAACTTTGAGGAGACGACGCTGTTTGCTAACACGAGAAGTGTCGCGCGTGGACGGTTTATATTTGGGAAACCGAATCTGCTCCGTAAGGAGTATGTTGATCGGAAGGATGCATCAAAGGTCGTCCAACTCACTATTTTGGATGGCGAGTACGGTTGGACCTATACACCGCTGCTCAACCAAGTCAATAAGATGAAATGGAACAATCCAGAACGCAAGGAATTGCTGCCGGGGATTGGTGCCTCGCTTGAAGATGTTCAAAAGAACTATAATATGGCATTGATCCCGGACGAATTTGCGAATCCAAAAGGTGTACATCAAATTGAATTGACTCCCAAACGCCACATGGTGACCACAAACGCAAAGGAGACACTTCAAATCTGGGTGAAATCTGACGAGTGGCTCCCCGTACAATTTGGTTACAAAACCGAGTTTGAAGACGGAACTCGTCAAAGCGTAATTGTTACGCTTACGCAGATTGAACGAGATAAGAAACTCGCACCGGATCTTTTCAAATTTGTGGTGCCTAAAGATGCCGAGGTCATCGATCTCTCAGAAAATTAG
- the recA gene encoding recombinase RecA, translated as MLDEQKQNAIDQAISQVEREFGKGAIMRFTDNDVVPVEAIPTGSLALDLALGVGGVPRGRIIEIFGHEGTGKTTLGLHIVAEAQKLGGTAVFVDVEHALDTSYARNIGVNMENLLIAQPDAGEQALEIVETLIRSGAIDLVVVDSVAALTPQAEIEGEMGDAHVGLLPRLMSKALRKLSGVTNKSKTCVIFTNQIRQKIGIMFGNPDTTPGGLALKFHASIRLELRRGTQIKDGNEILGSSVRFKVVKNKVAPPFKEGEYDVTFGQGISKEGNLLDIAVDNEFIQKSGSWFAYNGERIGQGRTNAKKYLEENTDAAAEIEAKIREALSVAPDAIAGAIPEDEGDVHETVEVAE; from the coding sequence ATGTTAGATGAACAGAAACAGAACGCTATTGATCAGGCGATCTCACAGGTAGAGCGTGAATTCGGCAAAGGTGCTATCATGCGCTTCACAGACAACGATGTTGTCCCTGTTGAAGCAATCCCAACGGGCTCTCTCGCGCTGGATCTCGCGCTCGGTGTGGGGGGTGTCCCACGCGGTAGAATCATTGAAATTTTCGGACATGAGGGCACAGGAAAAACCACGTTAGGACTCCATATTGTTGCCGAAGCACAGAAGTTGGGAGGCACCGCGGTGTTCGTTGATGTTGAACACGCACTTGACACTTCCTATGCTCGAAATATCGGAGTCAATATGGAAAACTTGTTGATCGCACAACCCGATGCCGGTGAACAGGCGTTAGAAATCGTCGAAACGCTGATCCGCAGCGGTGCGATTGACCTAGTGGTTGTTGACTCTGTAGCCGCCTTGACTCCCCAAGCTGAAATTGAAGGTGAAATGGGTGACGCACACGTTGGCTTGCTGCCCCGCTTGATGTCCAAAGCGCTGCGGAAGTTGTCAGGTGTTACGAATAAATCCAAAACGTGTGTTATTTTTACAAATCAGATTCGGCAGAAGATTGGGATTATGTTCGGTAACCCCGATACAACGCCGGGTGGACTTGCGCTCAAGTTCCATGCCTCCATTCGGTTGGAACTCCGCCGCGGCACTCAGATTAAAGATGGTAATGAGATTCTTGGGAGCAGTGTACGTTTCAAAGTAGTCAAAAATAAGGTGGCACCTCCTTTCAAGGAGGGAGAATATGACGTTACCTTCGGACAGGGCATCTCTAAAGAAGGAAATCTCTTAGATATTGCTGTGGACAATGAGTTTATCCAGAAGAGCGGTTCTTGGTTCGCCTACAACGGTGAGCGAATCGGTCAAGGCAGAACGAATGCCAAGAAATATCTCGAAGAGAACACAGATGCCGCAGCGGAAATTGAGGCGAAAATACGGGAAGCACTCAGTGTGGCTCCGGACGCTATCGCCGGTGCGATTCCTGAAGACGAAGGTGATGTCCACGAAACAGTTGAAGTCGCGGAATAA
- the thpR gene encoding RNA 2',3'-cyclic phosphodiesterase, with product MDIAKDTVVRCFVAVEVPAPIQELLKRVQTALQSHIRKGTSWTKPGNFHLTLKFLGDVRPEKIDVVSEAIQRVADTHSPFSIEFGGIGAFPNFARPRVIWVGVKDGASIVSQLAKTVNLELAYLGFPTDNRFHPHLTLARLRTAINLEPLKNILRKYNTIDDAAMGVNEITLMQSQLHPSGAVYTPLRLCHFFA from the coding sequence ATGGACATAGCCAAAGACACGGTTGTTCGCTGTTTTGTAGCAGTTGAGGTACCAGCACCGATACAAGAATTACTGAAGCGGGTGCAGACAGCCCTCCAGTCGCACATTCGCAAGGGAACCTCGTGGACAAAGCCCGGAAACTTCCATCTCACCTTGAAGTTTCTCGGTGATGTTCGTCCTGAAAAAATTGATGTGGTAAGTGAAGCGATTCAGCGTGTGGCGGATACGCATTCGCCATTTTCTATCGAGTTCGGTGGTATTGGCGCGTTCCCGAATTTTGCTCGTCCGCGTGTCATCTGGGTGGGTGTAAAAGATGGAGCATCAATTGTCTCACAGCTCGCAAAAACCGTGAACCTTGAATTAGCGTATCTCGGTTTTCCGACGGACAATCGGTTCCATCCGCATCTTACACTTGCACGGCTCAGGACCGCGATAAATCTTGAACCTTTAAAGAACATTCTACGTAAATATAACACGATTGATGACGCAGCGATGGGTGTGAATGAAATCACACTCATGCAGAGTCAACTTCATCCGAGCGGGGCGGTCTATACGCCCTTGCGTTTATGTCATTTTTTTGCGTAA
- the arc gene encoding proteasome ATPase yields the protein MQRELMTTHRRNKKLTSTLQEAKEKLQILKEKVDQLSAPPNNYGVFLASNEDGTVDIDVSGRKWRVNLDPTLKEKNIEVGQEVIVNSGMNVVDIKAPERHGDVVKIKERIADELAIISLRTDEERVVRIAEPLQEETLKTGDNVLLNHATSMLMEKLPKREVEDLLLEEVPDIGYADIGGLDTQIEAIRDAVELPYLYPNEYKEFNLSPPKGVLLYGPPGCGKTLIARAVASSIAERVRKETGRDEVRGYFINIKGPELLNKYVGETERKIREVFQKARDKSREGFPVIIFFDEMDSLFRSRGMGISSDMESTLVPQFLSEIDGVENLRDVIVIGASNRQDLLDPAVLRPGRLDVKIKIDRPNLDGAKDIFSIYLTPDLPFAETACQQFNGDTEAIAKHFIDEAVNEMYATTDENRFIEVTYARGERETLFFKDFVSGAMIENIVSRAKKAAIKRFISSDGIHKGMSLDDLKAAIREEYHENEDLPNTTNPDDWAKISGRKGEKIVNIRALINEPAQEKTQNVRVTRGGTFL from the coding sequence ATGCAACGTGAGTTGATGACGACACACCGACGCAACAAGAAACTCACCAGCACCTTGCAGGAAGCGAAAGAGAAACTACAGATCCTCAAGGAAAAGGTTGACCAGCTCAGCGCACCGCCCAATAATTACGGAGTCTTCCTCGCCTCGAACGAAGATGGCACCGTTGACATTGATGTTAGTGGTAGGAAATGGCGCGTCAATCTTGATCCAACACTCAAAGAAAAAAATATAGAGGTTGGGCAAGAGGTTATTGTCAATAGCGGCATGAACGTCGTTGATATTAAAGCACCTGAGCGGCATGGAGACGTTGTCAAAATCAAAGAACGTATTGCCGATGAACTTGCCATTATAAGTCTCCGCACTGATGAAGAGCGTGTTGTTAGGATAGCTGAACCCCTCCAAGAGGAAACGCTGAAGACCGGAGATAACGTCCTTCTCAATCATGCAACCAGCATGCTCATGGAAAAACTCCCGAAACGGGAGGTCGAAGATCTGTTACTTGAAGAGGTGCCAGATATCGGTTATGCTGACATTGGTGGACTTGATACACAGATAGAAGCGATTCGCGATGCCGTTGAACTGCCATACCTTTACCCGAACGAATATAAGGAATTTAACCTCTCACCCCCCAAAGGCGTTCTCCTCTATGGTCCTCCCGGTTGCGGTAAAACCTTAATAGCCCGAGCTGTCGCCAGCAGTATTGCTGAGCGAGTCCGTAAAGAGACCGGTAGAGATGAGGTGCGTGGGTATTTCATTAATATCAAGGGACCGGAACTTCTAAATAAATACGTTGGTGAAACTGAGCGTAAAATCCGTGAAGTTTTCCAGAAGGCGCGCGATAAATCGAGAGAAGGATTTCCGGTTATCATCTTCTTCGATGAAATGGATTCCCTCTTCCGCTCCAGAGGCATGGGAATCTCATCGGATATGGAATCAACGCTTGTCCCGCAGTTCCTCTCCGAGATTGATGGGGTGGAGAACCTTCGAGATGTTATCGTCATTGGTGCAAGTAACCGACAAGATCTCCTTGACCCTGCTGTTTTAAGACCCGGCAGACTCGATGTCAAGATTAAAATTGACCGTCCCAACTTAGACGGTGCTAAGGATATCTTCTCTATATATCTGACACCGGATCTCCCCTTCGCTGAAACCGCTTGTCAGCAGTTTAATGGGGATACTGAGGCTATTGCCAAGCATTTCATTGATGAGGCTGTAAACGAGATGTACGCAACCACTGACGAAAATCGGTTTATTGAAGTCACTTACGCCCGCGGCGAACGGGAAACCCTCTTCTTCAAAGATTTTGTCAGTGGTGCCATGATTGAAAACATCGTTTCACGTGCGAAGAAAGCAGCGATCAAACGTTTTATTTCTTCTGATGGCATACACAAAGGGATGAGTCTTGACGATCTTAAAGCTGCCATCCGGGAAGAATACCATGAAAATGAGGACCTCCCGAACACCACAAATCCTGATGATTGGGCAAAAATCTCAGGCAGGAAAGGCGAAAAGATTGTCAATATTCGTGCCTTGATTAACGAACCCGCACAAGAAAAGACACAGAATGTCCGAGTAACTCGGGGCGGTACATTTCTCTAA